A stretch of the Nicotiana tabacum cultivar K326 chromosome 6, ASM71507v2, whole genome shotgun sequence genome encodes the following:
- the LOC107803449 gene encoding putative pentatricopeptide repeat-containing protein At3g49142, which translates to MTPTASPMRLCRHSSTANSYIQTVRKPQLSYSFHLDEVTSSRILDRQPDIETLKKLHSKIIFDPDLCCNTSLAIKLMRAYAVCGQPNVSRQLFDKILDRNVVVYNVMIRSYANNRFYQDAIFVYKDMCKRDVSPDNFTFPCVLKACFGSDNLKAGLQIHSAVSKRGLYSDLFIGNCLVAMYGKCGCLVEARQVLNEMPKRDVVSWNSMVVGYAQNGRFDDALEVCKEMNLLGHKPNAGTMASLLPAVSNTSIENVLFVKDIFLNMDKKDLVPWNVMIAIYVKNSMPNEAVELYLQMETCGIEPDAITFASILPACGDLSAASLGRRIHESVERKGLRPNLSLENSLVDMYARCGCLTEARKMFEGMKFRDVVSWTSLISAYGKSGQGRDGVALFSKMLESGLQPDSIAFVSVLSACSHAGLVQEGEYYYRLMTNNYKIVPRLEHYACMVDLKGRAGRINEAYNFVKQIPVEANERIWGALLGACRLYNDMDIGLVAADNLFELSPKQSGYYVLLSNIYAKAGRWEDVTTVRSIMKGRGIKKMPGISNIELNNMVHTFLAGDTSHPQSKKIYEELDILIGKMKEEGYVPETDAALHDVEEEDKENHLVVHSEKLAIVFAIINTTPGTPIRITKNLRVCGDCHIAAKLISNITQRLIVVRDTNRYHHFQNGVCSCSDYW; encoded by the coding sequence ATGACACCCACTGCAAGCCCCATGCGTCTTTGCCGCCATAGTTCCACCGCCAATTCGTATATACAAACAGTGAGAAAACCCCAGCTGAGCTACTCTTTCCATTTAGACGAGGTTACTTCCAGTCGTATATTAGACAGACAACCAGATATCGAAACACTGAAAAAACTACATTCCAAGATTATTTTCGATCCTGATCTATGTTGCAACACGTCTCTTGCCATCAAGTTGATGCGAGCTTATGCGGTTTGCGGCCAACCTAATGTTAGTCGCCAACTGTTTGATAAAATACTTGACAGGAATGTGGTGGTATATAATGTCATGATCAGGAGCTATGCGAATAACAGGTTCTATCAAGATGCTATTTTTGTTTACAAAGATATGTGTAAACGAGATGTTAGTCCTGATAACTTTACATTTCCTTGTGTTCTTAAAGCTTGTTTTGGCTCTGATAATTTGAAGGCGGGGCTGCAAATTCACAGTGCTGTTAGCAAGAGGGGTCTCTATTCTGACCTATTTATTGGGAATTGCCTGGTGGCTATGTATGGGAAATGTGGGTGTTTAGTGGAGGCTCGTCAGGTTCTAAATGAAATGCCCAAACGGGACGTCGTTTCTTGGAATTCAATGGTTGTTGGATATGCTCAAAATGGAAGGTTTGATGATGCATTAGAGGTTTGTAAGGAAATGAACTTGTTAGGTCATAAACCAAATGCGGGAACCATGGCTAGCCTTTTACCTGCTGTAAGCAATACCAGCATTGAGAATGTCTTGTTCGTCAAAGATATTTTCTTGAATATGGATAAAAAGGATTTGGTTCCATGGAATGTGATGATAGCTATATATGTCAAGAATTCTATGCCTAATGAGGCGGTTGAGCTCTATCTCCAAATGGAAACTTGTGGGATCGAGCCTGATGCTATAACTTTTGCTAGCATTCTTCCTGCTTGTGGGGACCTTTCAGCTGCATCGTTGGGAAGGAGGATTCATGAATCTGTTGAGAGAAAAGGTCTTAGGCCAAATTTATCTCTTGAGAACTCCTTAGTTGATATGTATGCCAGGTGCGGATGTTTGACCGAGGCAAGGAAAATGTTTGAGGGGATGAAGTTTCGGGATGTTGTGTCATGGACTTCCTTGATATCTGCTTATGGTAAGAGTGGCCAAGGCCGGGATGGAGTTGCTTTGTTTTCAAAAATGTTGGAGTCTGGTCTTCAACCTGATTCTATTGCTTTCGTTTCCGTTCTTTCTGCGTGCAGCCATGCAGGATTGGTACAAGAAGGAGAATACTATTACAGGCTAATGACCAACAATTACAAGATTGTGCCAAGGTTAGAACATTATGCCTGCATGGTTGATTTAAAAGGACGCGCTGGACGCATAAATGAGGCCTACAATTTCGTCAAGCAGATACCTGTGGAAGCTAATGAGAGAATCTGGGGTGCTCTTTTGGGTGCCTGTCGGTTGTACAATGATATGGACATTGGTCTTGTAGCTGCAGACAATCTTTTTGAATTGTCCCCAAAGCAATCTGGTTATTATGTGTTGCTATCAAATATTTATGCGAAGGCTGGAAGATGGGAAGATGTAACGACTGTTAGGTCAATCATGAAGGGAAGAGGGATTAAGAAAATGCCCGGTATCAGCAATATTGAGCTCAATAACATGGTGCACACCTTCCTCGCTGGTGATACGTCTCACCCACAATCAAAGAAGATCTATGAAGAGTTAGACATATTAATAGGCAAGATGAAAGAGGAAGGATATGTCCCAGAAACAGATGCTGCCCTTCATGATGTTGAGGAGGAAGACAAAGAAAATCATCTTGTAGTTCATAGTGAGAAACTGGCCATTGTCTTTGCAATTATCAACACCACCCCTGGTACACCCATTAGAATTACTAAGAACCTACGTGTATGTGGAGATTGCCACATTGCTGccaagcttatttccaatatcaCACAACGTCTGATTGTTGTTAGGGATACAAATCGCTATCATCACTTTCAAAATGGAGTTTGCTCATGTAGTGATTATTGGTGA
- the LOC107826038 gene encoding protein CURVATURE THYLAKOID 1A, chloroplastic-like: protein MATASSVSSPSMERIMSLPHSSMSLRHSNLPSLLHPWSFSSSFRPPSGFRRHIDSKRFPIFKIRASEEEEEEKNSESFTRIRKVFSSVKDKWDGLEKKPTIFLYGGSAILGLWLSSIVIDALDSIPLLPKFLELVGLGYFGWFVYTYLLFKSGRDELGSDFQTLKKKITGEE, encoded by the exons ATGGCTACAGCTTCTTCTGTTTCATCTCCTTCAATGGAACGGATCATGTCACTTCCTCATTCCTCCATGAGCTTGCGTCATTCCAATCTCCCTTCTCTGCTTCATCCTTGGTCGTTTTCATCGTCTTTTAGGCCGCCATCAG GCTTTCGACGTCACATAGATTCCAAGAGATTTCCTATCTTCAAGATCAGGgcttctgaagaagaagaagaagaaaaaaattctgAATCTTTTACTCGCATCAGAAAAGTATTTTCCAGCGTAAAAGACAAG TGGGATGGACTCGAAAAGAAACCAACAATCTTCCTTTATGGAGGTTCTGCAATCCTTGGTCTTTGGTTGTCTTCAATCGTCATCGATGCATTAGACTCCATTCCATTG TTACCCAAGTTTTTGGAGTTGGTCGGCCTTGGATACTTTGGATGGTTTGTCTACACATATCTTCTCTTTAAG TCTGGAAGGGATGAACTGGGAAGTGATTTTCAAACTCTTAAGAAAAAGATTACTGGGGAGGAATAG